The following are encoded in a window of Manihot esculenta cultivar AM560-2 chromosome 8, M.esculenta_v8, whole genome shotgun sequence genomic DNA:
- the LOC110620467 gene encoding laccase-7, whose translation MSRFLFLLLCASALLASSVASAAIVEHSFHVKNLTLRRLCGEQVITAVNGSLPGPTIRVREGDTLVVHVFNKSPYNLTIHWHGIFQKLSGWADGPNMVTQCPILPGSSYTYKFKVIKQEGTLWWHAHVSTLRATVYGALIIRPRSGHSYPFPKPDKEVPILLGEWWNANIIDVENQALATGAGPNNSDAYTINGRPGDLYPCSQNQIYKLKVERGKTYMLRIINAALNNQLFFKIANHKMKVVAVDASYTKPYITDVVVTGPGMTTDVLLIADQPVGSYYMAASPYASAAGVPFDNTTTRGILIYEGSTSATPIMPLMPATNDTPTAHKFYSNLTGLAGGPHWIPVPRHVDEHMFITVGLGLEPCGGNATCQGPFGQRLSASMNNKSFQFPTSLSMLQAFFFNVGGIYTPNFPDKPPVKFDYTNSNISNDQSLLFAPKSTSVKVLKYNSTVQIVLQNTALIVVENHPIHLHGFNFHVLAQGFGNYDPVNDPKKFNLVNPQMRNTIGVPVGGWAVIRFKANNPGVWIMHCHLDAHLPWGLATAFVVQNGPTPRSTLPPPPADLPKC comes from the exons ATGTctcgttttctttttcttctgttGTGTGCTTCTGCTCTTCTTGCTTCTTCTGTGGCTTCTGCTGCTATTGTTGAACACTCATTCCAt GTGAAAAACCTTACGCTCCGGCGGCTGTGCGGTGAGCAAGTGATAACTGCGGTGAACGGAAGCCTCCCCGGTCCGACCATAAGAGTTCGAGAGGGTGATACTCTTGTGGTTCATGTGTTTAACAAGTCTCCATACAATCTCACAATTCACTG GCATGGAATATTTCAGAAACTGAGTGGCTGGGCAGATGGGCCTAATATGGTAACTCAGTGTCCAATACTCCCTGGAAGTAGCTACACCTACAAATTTAAGGTCATCAAACAAGAGGGTACTCTCTGGTGGCATGCTCACGTCTCAACTCTCCGAGCAACGGTGTATGGAGCTCTAATTATCCGGCCAAGATCCGGTCATTCCTACCCTTTTCCGAAACCTGACAAAGAAGTTCCTATCTTATTAG GAGAGTGGTGGAATGCTAATATAATTGATGTCGAGAATCAAGCCCTTGCTACTGGTGCCGGACCTAACAATTCcgatgcttacaccattaatgGAAGGCCTGGCGATCTTTACCCATGTTCTCAAAACC aGATATATAAACTTAAAGTGGAGAGAGGAAAAACATACATGTTACGTATCATCAATGCTGCACTCAATAATCAGCTCTTCTTCAAGATTGCTAATCATAAGATGAAAGTGGTCGCGGTTGATGCGTCCTACACAAAACCTTACATTACCGATGTTGTAGTCACCGGCCCTGGCATGACCACCGATGTTCTCCTTATTGCTGACCAGCCGGTGGGATCGTACTACATGGCAGCTAGCCCTTATGCGAGTGCTGCAGGTGTACCATTTGATAACACCACCACTAGAGGCATCCTCATTTACGAAGGCTCTACATCCGCTACTCCCATTATGCCTTTAATGCCAGCCACCAATGACACTCCTACGGCTCATAAGTTTTACAGTAACCTCACCGGACTTGCTGGCGGACCACACTGGATTCCGGTGCCACGTCATGTTGACGAGCATATGTTCATAACAGTTGGGCTCGGGCTCGAACCTTGTGGAGGGAATGCCACATGTCAAGGTCCATTCGGACAGAGACTCTCTGCGAGCATGAACAACAAATCGTTTCAGTTCCCAACAAGCTTATCAATGTTGCAAGCTTTCTTTTTCAATGTGGGTGGAATCTACACTCCTAATTTCCCAGACAAGCCTCCAGTGAAGTTCGATTACACAAACTCCAACATCAGCAACGACCAATCTTTGCTCTTTGCTCCCAAATCAACGAGCGTAAAGGTCTTAAAGTACAACTCGACGGTGCAGATTGTGTTGCAGAACACGGCTTTGATCGTTGTGGAGAATCATCCCATTCATCTTCACGGTTTCAATTTCCATGTGTTGGCTCAAGGATTTGGAAACTATGATCCTGTCAACGAccctaaaaaattcaacctTGTGAACCCACAAATGCGAAACACCATCGGAGTTCCTGTCGGAGGCTGGGCAGTGATCAGATTCAAAGCCAATAATCCTG GTGTATGGATCATGCACTGCCATCTAGACGCTCACTTGCCATGGGGGCTAGCCACGGCTTTCGTCGTTCAGAATGGACCCACTCCGCGATCAACCTTGCCGCCTCCGCCGGCTGATCTGCCTAAGTGTTAG